A stretch of the Phyllopteryx taeniolatus isolate TA_2022b chromosome 5, UOR_Ptae_1.2, whole genome shotgun sequence genome encodes the following:
- the slc17a8 gene encoding vesicular glutamate transporter 3, giving the protein MSLGTLREHMLNSGTEEVKNTVGNSLGKLQRKIDGSNVEENHIELTEDGRPVASTSRPAPLLDWNCGGLPKRYIIAILSGLGFCISFGIRCNLGVAIVEMVNNNTAFVNGTEVLQKAEFNWDPETVGLIHGSFFWGYIITQIPGGFISNKLSANRVFGAAIFLTSVLNMFIPSAARVHYGCVMFVRILQGLVEGVTYPACHGMWSKWAPPLERSRLATTSFCGSYSGAVIAMPLAGVMVQYIGWPSVFYIYGVFGILWYVLWLLLAYGSPAVHPTITDEERTYIESTIGETIHHQSVTQKFKTPWRRFFTSMPVYAIIVANFCRSWTFYLLLISQPAYFEEVFGFPISKVGILSAVPHMVMTIVVPVGGQLADFLRSNKIMTTTNVRKLMNCGGFGMEATLLLVVGFSHTRAVAISFLVLAVGFSGFAISGFNVNHLDIAPRYASILMGISNGVGTLSGMVCPLIVGALTIHKTRLEWQNVFVIASMVHYTGVIFYAIFASGEQQDWANPESTSEEKRGFVEEDELAEECELNSESMTAPKISYGTTDNVSGRKHGWKKKRGVTLQEEEEHYANGDFQNDYQ; this is encoded by the exons ATGTCTTTGGGAACTTTGAGGGAGCATATGCTCAACTCTGGGACAGAAGAAGTGAAGAATACAGTGGGCAACTCTTTGGGCAAACTGCAAAG GAAAATAGATGGCAGTAATGTAGAAGAGAACCACATTGAACTGACAGAAGATGGGCGTCCGGTGGCATCCACATCTCGTCCTGCTCCGTTGCTGGATTGGAACTGTGGCGGTCTTCCCAAGCGCTACATCATCGCCATCCTCAGTGGTCTGGGCTTCTGCATCTCCTTTGGGATCCGCTGTAACCTCGGCGTTGCAATTGTGGAGATGGTTAACAACAACACTGCATTTGTTAATGGAACCGAAGTTCTTCAG aaaGCCGAGTTCAACTGGGACCCAGAGACAGTTGGACTTATCCATGGCTCTTTCTTCTGGGGCTACATCATCACTCAAATTCCTGGTGGTTTCATCTCAAACAAGCTGTCTGCCAACAG GGTGTTTGGAGCTGCCATTTTCTTGACGTCAGTGCTGAATATGTTTATCCCATCAGCAGCAAGGGTGCACTACGGCTGTGTCATGTTTGTTCGCATCCTACAGGGCTTAGTTGAG GGCGTCACTTACCCAGCGTGCCATGGTATGTGGTCAAAATGGGCCCCACCTCTTGAACGCAGTCGACTAGCCACAACATCCTTCTGTG GATCCTATTCAGGAGCTGTGATCGCCATGCCTTTAGCTGGCGTGATGGTTCAGTACATTGGGTGGCCGTCAGTCTTTTACATCTATG GTGTTTTTGGAATCCTGTGGTATGTCCTGTGGCTTCTGTTGGCCTATGGAAGTCCTGCGGTGCATCCAACCATCACGGATGAGGAAAGGACATACATTGAGTCGACCATTGGAGAAACGATCCACCACCAGAGCGTGACTCAG AAATTCAAGACACCATGGCGTCGTTTCTTCACCTCCATGCCAGTCTACGCCATCATCGTGGCCAACTTCTGCCGCAGCTGGACCTTCTACCTGCTTCTCATCAGCCAGCCGGCATATTTTGAAGAGGTCTTTGGGTTCCCAATCAGCAAG GTGGGGATTCTCTCTGCTGTGCCCCACATGGTCATGACAATTGTTGTTCCAGTTGGAGGACAGCTGGCAGACTTCCTGCGTAGTAACAAAATCATGACGACTACAAATGTGAGGAAACTCATGAACTGCGGAG GTTTTGGTATGGAGGCTACTCTGCTGCTAGTGGTAGGCTTTTCACACACCCGCGCTGTGGCCATCTCCTTCCTGGTGCTTGCTGTAGGCTTCAGTGGATTTGCCATCTCAG GCTTTAATGTCAACCATCTGGACATTGCGCCTCGCTATGCCAGCATCCTGATGGGCATTTCCAATGGAGTGGGAACGCTGTCTGGAATGGTGTGTCCCCTGATTGTTGGAGCCCTGACTATACACAAG ACCCGTCTTGAGTGGCAGAATGTCTTTGTCATTGCATCCATGGTGCACTACACAGGGGTCATCTTCTACGCTATCTTTGCCTCGGGAGAACAACAGGACTGGGCCAACCCCGAGAGTACGAGTGAGGAAAAACGTGGCTTTGTCGAAGAGGATGAGCTCGCTGAAGAGTGTGAGCTCAACAGTGAGAGCATGACGGCTCCCAAAATAAGCTACGGAACGACGGATAATGTGTCAGGTCGGAAACATGGCTGGAAAAAGAAGAGAGGGGTGACCTTGCAAGAGGAGGAAGAACATTATGCAAATGGAGACTTTCAGAATGATTACCAATGA